The Apostichopus japonicus isolate 1M-3 chromosome 20, ASM3797524v1, whole genome shotgun sequence genome contains a region encoding:
- the LOC139961499 gene encoding uncharacterized protein isoform X2, producing MRCALYFVVFLFLLQLSLSGGDSSSSSSSDSDEAGRRAQAQRRGGGGGQGGQGGQRRTGNGNRVREGNTNTNQQSTSRNRGGNNQDRETETPNQERGRNTNKQGGRNVNNQQGRGNQKSQTGKKPPGGTGVKKQNGGNGNSKTGNNGGKNGKNNVGGNKQDGSTRRQPIEEEEDQAEPEQETTLTRETEEPEQNGEPNNKQEKDAETTTEGRVEPADTDQTDEEGGEGEGGEAGEAGEGGEEGEEGEAGEAGEGVEAGEGGEGEGGEGAVGGVIEAGNNKNEDPCELNCEPVTNPRRRVCGTDGITYTSYCLLKAARCTNSKINFVSRGECPEPPTPAESATSNPTSPTAETESATSNPTSPTAETAETSGPSTIGSNTTPRTQVTTQSVSPSQGGTSPSAFLAGVSPGTTEPFAVECPDVCPLLRQPVCGTDGTNYGSPCLLQLVACVRNDPTLMVGSLGPCPSSTFQPPP from the exons ATGCGGTGTGCTTTGTACTTCGTGgtcttcctcttcctcctccaaCTAAGTCTATCTGGTGGCGACTCCAGCTCCAGCTCCAGCTCCGACTCTGATGAAGCAGGCAGGAGGGCGCAGGCACAACGgcgaggtggaggaggagggcaaggagggcaaggagggcaGAGGAGAACAGGAAATGGAAACAGGGTGAGAGAAGGCAACACAAACACTAATCAGCAAAGTACAAGTAGAAATCGCGGTGGAAATAATCAAGACAGAGAAACTGAAACACCAAATCAAGAAAGAGGGCGCAATACAAATAAACAAGGAGGACGTAACGTAAATAATCAGCAGGGACGTGGAAATCAAAAATCACAAACAGGAAAGAAACCACCAGGGGGAACGGGGGTTAAGAAACAAAATGGAGGTAATGGCAATAGTAAAACTGGCAATAATGGAGGAAAGAATGGAAAGAATAATGTCGGTGGAAACAAACAAGATGGTTCAACGAGGAGACAACCAATAGAAGAAGAGGAAGACCAAGCCGAACCAGAACAAGAAACTACTTTAACAAGAGAGACCGAAGAACCAGAACAAAATGGTGAACCAAACAATAAACAGGAGAAAGATGCCGAGACAACTACCGAAGGAAGGGTAGAACCAGCTGATACAGACCAAACGGAcgaagaaggaggagaaggagaaggaggagaagcaGGAGAAgcaggagaaggaggagaagaaggagaagaaggagaagcaGGAGAAGCAGGAGAAGGAGTAGAAgcaggagaaggaggagaaggagaaggaggagaaggggcAGTTGGAGGAGTAATTGAAGCTGGAAACAACAAAAACG AGGATCCGTGCGAATTGAATTGTGAGCCCGTTACAAACCCACGGAGACGTGTTTGTGGTACAGACGGGATTACTTACACCAGTTATTGCTTGCTGAAAGCAGCTCGTTGTACTAACAGCAAAATAAATTTCGTCAGTAGAGGAGAATGCCCTGAACCTCCAACACCTGCAG AATCGGCGACATCGAATCCAACCTCACCTACTGCAGAAACAGAATCGGCGACATCGAATCCAACCTCACCTACTGCAGAAACTGCAGAAACTAGTGGACCATCTACCATTGGATCAAACACAACGCCGAGGACGCAAGTCACCACCCAGAGCGTGAGCCCAAGCCAAGGTGGTACCTCCCCGAGTGCCTTTCTTGCCGGCGTTAGTCCTGGAACTACCGAGCCTTTTGCCGTAGAATGTCCAGATGTTTGCCCGCTTCTTAGACAACCTGTTTGCGGTACTGATGGAACGAACTATGGTTCACCATGTTTGTTACAGTTAGTGGCATGTGTTAGAAACGATCCGACGCTTATGGTAGGCAGTCTTGGACCATGCCCCAGTTCTACGTTTCAACCTCCACCTTAA
- the LOC139961499 gene encoding uncharacterized protein isoform X1: MRCALYFVVFLFLLQLSLSGGDSSSSSSSDSDEAGRRAQAQRRGGGGGQGGQGGQRRTGNGNRVREGNTNTNQQSTSRNRGGNNQDRETETPNQERGRNTNKQGGRNVNNQQGRGNQKSQTGKKPPGGTGVKKQNGGNGNSKTGNNGGKNGKNNVGGNKQDGSTRRQPIEEEEDQAEPEQETTLTRETEEPEQNGEPNNKQEKDAETTTEGRVEPADTDQTDEEGGEGEGGEAGEAGEGGEEGEEGEAGEAGEGVEAGEGGEGEGGEGAVGGVIEAGNNKNEDPCELNCEPVTNPRRRVCGTDGITYTSYCLLKAARCTNSKINFVSRGECPEPPTPAGQESTSKPIGTTGSRGTTSSASSRETITSSPTSRVSASLIPTESATSNPTSPTAETESATSNPTSPTAETAETSGPSTIGSNTTPRTQVTTQSVSPSQGGTSPSAFLAGVSPGTTEPFAVECPDVCPLLRQPVCGTDGTNYGSPCLLQLVACVRNDPTLMVGSLGPCPSSTFQPPP; encoded by the exons ATGCGGTGTGCTTTGTACTTCGTGgtcttcctcttcctcctccaaCTAAGTCTATCTGGTGGCGACTCCAGCTCCAGCTCCAGCTCCGACTCTGATGAAGCAGGCAGGAGGGCGCAGGCACAACGgcgaggtggaggaggagggcaaggagggcaaggagggcaGAGGAGAACAGGAAATGGAAACAGGGTGAGAGAAGGCAACACAAACACTAATCAGCAAAGTACAAGTAGAAATCGCGGTGGAAATAATCAAGACAGAGAAACTGAAACACCAAATCAAGAAAGAGGGCGCAATACAAATAAACAAGGAGGACGTAACGTAAATAATCAGCAGGGACGTGGAAATCAAAAATCACAAACAGGAAAGAAACCACCAGGGGGAACGGGGGTTAAGAAACAAAATGGAGGTAATGGCAATAGTAAAACTGGCAATAATGGAGGAAAGAATGGAAAGAATAATGTCGGTGGAAACAAACAAGATGGTTCAACGAGGAGACAACCAATAGAAGAAGAGGAAGACCAAGCCGAACCAGAACAAGAAACTACTTTAACAAGAGAGACCGAAGAACCAGAACAAAATGGTGAACCAAACAATAAACAGGAGAAAGATGCCGAGACAACTACCGAAGGAAGGGTAGAACCAGCTGATACAGACCAAACGGAcgaagaaggaggagaaggagaaggaggagaagcaGGAGAAgcaggagaaggaggagaagaaggagaagaaggagaagcaGGAGAAGCAGGAGAAGGAGTAGAAgcaggagaaggaggagaaggagaaggaggagaaggggcAGTTGGAGGAGTAATTGAAGCTGGAAACAACAAAAACG AGGATCCGTGCGAATTGAATTGTGAGCCCGTTACAAACCCACGGAGACGTGTTTGTGGTACAGACGGGATTACTTACACCAGTTATTGCTTGCTGAAAGCAGCTCGTTGTACTAACAGCAAAATAAATTTCGTCAGTAGAGGAGAATGCCCTGAACCTCCAACACCTGCAG GGCAAGAATCAACGTCAAAACCAATAGGAACTACTGGTAGCAGAGGTACAACGTCATCAGCTAGCAGCCGTGAAACTATTACATCGTCCCCTACGTCACGGGTATCCGCATCCTTGATTCCTACAGAATCGGCGACATCGAATCCAACCTCACCTACTGCAGAAACAGAATCGGCGACATCGAATCCAACCTCACCTACTGCAGAAACTGCAGAAACTAGTGGACCATCTACCATTGGATCAAACACAACGCCGAGGACGCAAGTCACCACCCAGAGCGTGAGCCCAAGCCAAGGTGGTACCTCCCCGAGTGCCTTTCTTGCCGGCGTTAGTCCTGGAACTACCGAGCCTTTTGCCGTAGAATGTCCAGATGTTTGCCCGCTTCTTAGACAACCTGTTTGCGGTACTGATGGAACGAACTATGGTTCACCATGTTTGTTACAGTTAGTGGCATGTGTTAGAAACGATCCGACGCTTATGGTAGGCAGTCTTGGACCATGCCCCAGTTCTACGTTTCAACCTCCACCTTAA